Part of the Neorhodopirellula lusitana genome is shown below.
TTCGCTGCGGATTCGAACGTCAAGGCGATGACGTTGTCGCAACATGTCAATCGGAGCGACCAACAACTTATTTCGCGATTGGATCTTCCCGCCGACATAGTACGGTAAGCCGCAATTGGCGAACGAAGGATAGTGTCCTCGTTCCAACACAATGATCTCAGCGTTGTCACACAGCCGTCTGGCTCGGGCAGCTGCCGATGCGCCTCCAGCGACGCCGCCTACAATTACGATCTTCATGATTTAAGTTCCTTGTTCGTTTCCGCTGTCTTGTAAAGTTGTTCGGTTCAGTTGGTTTTGCATTGGCCGTTGTGACAACGATTCCATGGCATTTTGGAAAGCATCATGCCCATCCCGCAGCTATCGGTGATCCCGGCGAACATCAGCCCAGCGCCGATGAAAGCAGACAGGCCAATCAAATAGGGATGCACAAAGAATCCTAGGACGGCACCCAGCAGAGTGAGGAAGCCGGCCAGAATGCGAACCTGGCGTTCCAGCGATACGGTCTTTTGGCCGCGTACAACGGGCAGTCCCGCTTGCACCCACGCCGTGGTTCCGCCTTCGACGTTGACCACGTTGTCGATGCCCGCGTTTAAAAACTGTTGAACCGCTTTGGTGGAACGGCCGCCTGACTTGCAGATCACGTAAAGTGGATCGGTGGCGCTCGCGTGGAGCGTCGATGCAATCGCTTGCGGATCGAGAGAATCCAACGGGAAGTTTTGGGCCGCGGAAGCATGCACTTCGCGGTATTCAGTTGGCATTCGAACGTCGACCAATTTGACTGGGCCCTTGGCGGCTTTGTTGGCTAATTCCGTTACATCAATCGTTTGCATCGTTGATTCTCTGGCGGTTTCATATCGCTGTGCAGCGAAATGTTGTTTTGCAATGGACTCTGGATTGATCGCTGCAGGCGGATCTGGTTGGCCGGGCGTTTGAGCTGCGATGGCCTACTCGGATGGCAGGAATCGAGATTGAACGCACGCCATTAAGCTTTCCAGATGCGGTTCAGCAATGGCGTAGTAGACGCGGCGTCCTTCCCGTTCGCTGTTCAGGAAACCGCACCGCTGCAGCAGTCGCAAATGTTCGGACCCAACGTTGTCAGGGATCTCGCAATCAGCGGCGAGTTCACCGACGGTATAGCGTCCATGTAACAACATCTGAACGATTCGAAGGCGAACCGGATGAGCGAGCGTCTTCAAACACTCGGCTGCTTCAGCGAAGTCACGCACGGTCCCAGACGGTTTGTCGGAAACCGAGTTTTTGCTTGTACTAGACGCTTTGGCCGGTTTTTTGGGGGCTTTGGACGTGCGGTTTTTGGGAGCGGGTTGATTCGCCATGTGTGTCTCCAGGGAAGGTTCTTCTGTTTTATGTCGTGATGTTGCGAGGTGTCAAGGTGTGTTGTTCGATTCAATCCTGACATTGGTTGTTGCCGTGATT
Proteins encoded:
- a CDS encoding rhodanese-like domain-containing protein, whose protein sequence is MQTIDVTELANKAAKGPVKLVDVRMPTEYREVHASAAQNFPLDSLDPQAIASTLHASATDPLYVICKSGGRSTKAVQQFLNAGIDNVVNVEGGTTAWVQAGLPVVRGQKTVSLERQVRILAGFLTLLGAVLGFFVHPYLIGLSAFIGAGLMFAGITDSCGMGMMLSKMPWNRCHNGQCKTN
- a CDS encoding ArsR/SmtB family transcription factor, which produces MANQPAPKNRTSKAPKKPAKASSTSKNSVSDKPSGTVRDFAEAAECLKTLAHPVRLRIVQMLLHGRYTVGELAADCEIPDNVGSEHLRLLQRCGFLNSEREGRRVYYAIAEPHLESLMACVQSRFLPSE